In the genome of Xenopus laevis strain J_2021 chromosome 1S, Xenopus_laevis_v10.1, whole genome shotgun sequence, one region contains:
- the igfbpl1.S gene encoding insulin-like growth factor-binding protein-like 1, with protein MKMQHFVVLLPLFLCLQKTLAVGAYAYLSSCGHCNEDFCDSVTCAAPELLTKDECGCCDRCLSVEGEVCGGRDERRARCTPGMVCVSRPSFGTGASSFSDGTGVCLCEEDGAVCGSDGRTYSSACVLRLQSWKSQHEGKGSIHKIHDGECKFAPLIIVSPRKIHNVTGSQVYLSCEVKAVPTPIITWKKVTESPKGTKLFEELPGDRVNVAVQVRGGPSRHECTGWVMISPLTKKDEGTYQCHATNMVGETWADGSIKVTEHYARRIKRRNHGGFASKV; from the exons atgaaaatgcagcattttgtggTTCTGCTACCATTGTTTTTATGTTTGCAGAAAACTCTTGCAGTTGGTGCTTATGCTTATCTTTCTTCCTGTGGACATTGCAATGAAGATTTTTGTGATTCTGTCACTTGTGCTGCCCCAGAGCTGCTCACCAAGGATGAGTGTGGGTGCTGTGACAGATGTCTTAGTGTGGAAGGAGAAGTGTGTGGAGGACGGGATGAAAGAAGGGCTCGCTGTACCCCTGGTATGGTATGCGTAAGCAGACCTAGCTTTGGCACAGGGGCATCTTCATTCTCTGATGGTACAGGAGTCTGCCTGTGTGAAGAGGATGGTGCCGTGTGTGGTTCAGATGGGAGAACCTACTCCAGTGCATGTGTTCTGCGTCTGCAAAGCTGGAAGTCCCAACATGAAGGCAAGGGTTCCATCCACAAGATCCATGATGGGGAATGCAAGTTTG CTCCTTTGATCATTGTTTCACCAAGAAAGATTCACAATGTCACTGGATCCCAAGTTTACTTATCATGTGAAGTAAAAGCAGTTCCAACGCCCATCATCACTTGGAAAAAG GTTACAGAATCTCCAAAAGGAACAAAACTTTTTGAAGAGTTGCCCGGTGATAGAGTAAATGTGGCAGTCCAAGTTCGTGGTGGTCCCTCTCGCCATGAATGCACTGGCTGGGTTATG ATCAGTCCACTGACGAAGAAAGACGAAGGTACATACCAATGTCATGCAACTAATATGGTTGGAGAAACCTGGGCTGATGGATCTATAAAAGTCACAGAGCATTACGCTCGTAGGATCAAGAGACGAAACCATGGTGGGTTTGCAAGTAAAGTGTAA